The Streptomyces sp. SS1-1 genome has a segment encoding these proteins:
- a CDS encoding decaprenyl-phosphate phosphoribosyltransferase translates to MAEAGPLTSTGRAGEATLHEQRRPAPRTEPSSGGRGPRGVVTGLLRTARPKQWVKNVLVVAAPAAAGRLFSVHALTQVALVFALFTACAAAVYLVNDARDADADRAHPTKRRRPVAAGQVPVPVAYAAGGVLAVLGPALAAWLASPAVAALLVAYLGMQLAYCVRLKHVLVADLAVVTTGFLMRAVAGGLALGIPLSRWFLITTGFGALFMVAAKRYSEAVQMAGKAGATRALLTEYTPGYLRFVWQLAAGVAVLGYCLWALEEGGVPHASVLPWRQLSMVAFVLAILRYAVFADRGTAGEPEEVVLRDRALAVIGVVWMTMYALAVANW, encoded by the coding sequence GACGAGCACCGGACGCGCCGGGGAGGCGACGCTCCACGAGCAGCGCCGGCCGGCGCCCCGGACCGAGCCGTCCTCCGGCGGGCGCGGCCCGCGAGGCGTGGTGACGGGCTTGCTCAGGACCGCGCGTCCCAAGCAGTGGGTCAAGAACGTCCTGGTCGTCGCCGCCCCGGCCGCCGCGGGCCGGCTCTTCTCGGTGCACGCCCTGACCCAAGTGGCGCTCGTCTTCGCCCTGTTCACCGCCTGCGCCGCCGCCGTCTACCTGGTCAACGACGCCCGCGACGCCGACGCGGACCGCGCCCACCCCACCAAGCGCCGCCGCCCGGTCGCCGCCGGACAGGTGCCCGTCCCCGTCGCGTACGCCGCCGGAGGCGTCCTCGCCGTCCTCGGGCCCGCCCTCGCCGCCTGGCTGGCCTCCCCGGCCGTCGCGGCCCTGCTGGTGGCCTACCTGGGCATGCAACTGGCGTACTGCGTACGGCTCAAGCACGTCCTCGTCGCCGACCTCGCGGTCGTCACGACCGGTTTCCTGATGCGGGCCGTCGCCGGCGGGCTCGCGCTCGGCATCCCGCTCTCGCGCTGGTTCCTCATCACCACCGGGTTCGGGGCGCTGTTCATGGTGGCGGCCAAGCGGTACTCCGAGGCCGTCCAGATGGCCGGGAAGGCGGGCGCCACGCGCGCGTTGCTCACCGAGTACACCCCCGGCTACCTGCGCTTCGTCTGGCAGCTCGCGGCCGGCGTCGCCGTGCTCGGCTACTGCCTGTGGGCCCTGGAGGAGGGCGGGGTGCCGCACGCCAGCGTGCTGCCCTGGCGGCAGCTGTCCATGGTCGCCTTCGTCCTCGCGATCCTGCGGTACGCCGTGTTCGCCGACCGGGGCACCGCGGGCGAGCCCGAGGAGGTGGTCCTGCGCGACCGGGCCCTGGCGGTCATCGGGGTGGTGTGGATGACGATGTACGCGCTGGCGGTGGCCAATTGGTAG
- a CDS encoding GtrA family protein has product MVGPRPARREILGFAAAGLAAYTVDLALFTALRGPAGLGPLTAKSLSFLAGCSVAYAGNALGTYRHTRPRGPRPYAAFLVVNAAGAAVQLLCLAVSHYGLGFTSQRADTVSGAVVGMALATVLRFWGTRTWVFRAEGRVGSWTG; this is encoded by the coding sequence TTGGTAGGGCCGCGACCCGCCCGCCGCGAGATCCTGGGGTTCGCCGCCGCCGGGCTCGCCGCCTACACCGTCGACCTCGCGCTGTTCACCGCCCTGCGCGGGCCCGCCGGACTCGGCCCGCTCACCGCCAAGAGCCTGTCCTTCCTCGCCGGCTGCAGCGTCGCCTACGCCGGGAACGCCCTCGGCACCTACCGGCACACCCGCCCGCGCGGGCCGCGCCCCTACGCCGCGTTCCTCGTGGTGAACGCCGCCGGGGCCGCCGTCCAGCTGCTCTGCCTGGCCGTGAGCCACTACGGGCTCGGGTTCACCTCCCAGCGCGCGGACACCGTCTCGGGGGCGGTCGTCGGCATGGCGCTGGCTACGGTCCTGCGGTTCTGGGGCACACGGACATGGGTGTTCCGTGCGGAGGGGAGAGTCGGATCGTGGACTGGCTGA
- a CDS encoding YihY/virulence factor BrkB family protein produces the protein MDWLKRLPVVGPWVARLMTTHAWRSYERLDRVKWTRLAAAMTFVSFVALFPLLTVAAAIAAATLSKEQQDTLQDKLAEQVPGISDQLDINTLVQNAGTVGLIAGAALLLTGISWVGSVRECLRAVWELPDEEENPLLHKAKDAVVLVGLGGAILVTVLASTVASAAVGWTTRQLGVDEAGWGGVLLRAAAFLVAVLAGFLVLLYVLTLLPGVEPPRRRLLVAALIGAIGFELLKLLLSGYIQGVATKSMYGAFGVPVALLLWINFTSKLVVFCAAWTATGSKEAEPVDGSAAPETSGGPDPSGGPGVRNGPGGAPGRAAATGG, from the coding sequence GTGGACTGGCTGAAGAGACTCCCCGTCGTGGGGCCCTGGGTGGCCCGGCTGATGACCACGCACGCGTGGCGGTCCTACGAGCGCCTCGACCGGGTGAAGTGGACGCGGCTGGCGGCGGCGATGACCTTCGTCAGCTTCGTCGCGCTGTTCCCGCTGCTCACCGTGGCGGCGGCGATCGCGGCCGCCACGCTCAGCAAGGAGCAGCAGGACACGCTCCAGGACAAGCTGGCCGAACAGGTCCCCGGCATCTCCGACCAGCTCGACATCAACACCCTCGTGCAGAACGCCGGCACGGTCGGCCTCATCGCGGGCGCCGCCCTGCTGCTCACCGGCATCAGCTGGGTGGGCTCGGTGCGCGAGTGCCTGCGCGCGGTCTGGGAGCTGCCCGACGAGGAGGAGAACCCGCTGCTGCACAAGGCCAAGGACGCCGTCGTCCTGGTCGGCCTGGGCGGCGCGATCCTGGTGACGGTCCTCGCGTCCACCGTGGCCTCCGCGGCGGTCGGCTGGACGACCCGTCAGCTCGGTGTGGACGAGGCCGGCTGGGGCGGGGTCCTGCTGCGGGCCGCCGCCTTCCTGGTCGCGGTCCTCGCCGGCTTCCTGGTCCTGCTGTACGTGCTGACCCTGCTGCCGGGCGTCGAACCGCCGCGCCGCCGGCTGCTGGTGGCCGCCCTGATCGGCGCGATCGGCTTCGAACTGCTGAAGCTGCTGCTCAGCGGCTACATCCAGGGCGTGGCCACGAAGAGCATGTACGGCGCGTTCGGCGTGCCCGTCGCCCTGCTGCTGTGGATCAACTTCACGTCGAAACTGGTGGTGTTCTGCGCGGCCTGGACGGCGACCGGCAGCAAGGAGGCCGAACCGGTGGACGGGTCCGCGGCGCCGGAGACCTCCGGCGGCCCGGACCCGTCCGGCGGACCAGGGGTCAGGAACGGCCCCGGCGGCGCACCAGGTCGGGCAGCGGCCACCGGCGGTTGA
- a CDS encoding D-alanyl-D-alanine carboxypeptidase family protein, protein MPAPTKTARRGLLVASAVLSSLALTVPVAHAAPRPSPSTSPSATPPADMSTVGGELLGRPGTQVNLAGGAPVLPKDLSARSWIVADAESGDVLAAHNAHWRLAPASTMKMLFADTVLPRFPKSTEHKVAVSDLAGVGAGSSVVGIKENETYSVHDLWLGVFLASGNDAVHVLSAMNGGVDKTVREMNEHAEELQALDTHVVSPDGYDAPGQVSSAYDLTLFARSGLQKKDFREYCSTVTTKFPGATKKSKGKSVRGSFEIQNTNRLLRGDYDMSVYPGIAGVKNGYTTNAGHTFTGVAERDGRVLLVTVMNPEKKEHNEVYKESARLFDWGFEAAGKVQPVGELVAPKSAQGAAQPGAGTSGEAGGAKGAEKSAKPAVGASAAGGSGGVGVALGIAAGVLALLGAGVFLVNRRWPLPDLVRRRGRS, encoded by the coding sequence GTGCCCGCACCTACGAAGACCGCCAGGCGTGGCCTGCTGGTCGCCTCCGCCGTCCTGTCGTCCCTCGCGCTGACCGTGCCCGTCGCGCACGCGGCCCCCCGGCCGTCGCCGAGTACGAGCCCTTCGGCCACACCCCCGGCGGACATGTCGACGGTGGGCGGGGAGCTGCTGGGCCGGCCCGGCACCCAGGTGAACCTCGCGGGCGGCGCTCCCGTCCTGCCGAAGGACCTGTCGGCCCGCTCCTGGATCGTCGCCGACGCCGAGTCCGGCGACGTGCTCGCCGCGCACAACGCGCACTGGCGGCTGGCCCCGGCGAGCACCATGAAGATGCTGTTCGCCGACACCGTGCTGCCCCGCTTCCCGAAGAGCACCGAGCACAAGGTGGCCGTGTCCGACCTGGCGGGCGTCGGCGCCGGCTCCAGCGTGGTCGGGATAAAGGAGAACGAGACGTACTCGGTGCACGACCTGTGGCTCGGTGTCTTCCTGGCCTCCGGGAACGACGCCGTGCACGTGCTGTCCGCGATGAACGGCGGCGTCGACAAGACCGTGCGGGAGATGAACGAGCACGCCGAGGAGCTGCAGGCCCTCGACACGCACGTGGTCTCCCCCGACGGCTACGACGCGCCGGGTCAGGTGTCGTCGGCGTACGACCTGACGCTGTTCGCGCGGTCCGGGCTGCAGAAGAAGGACTTCCGGGAGTACTGCTCGACGGTCACCACGAAGTTCCCGGGGGCGACGAAGAAGAGCAAGGGCAAGTCGGTGCGCGGGTCCTTCGAGATCCAGAACACCAACCGGCTGCTGCGCGGCGACTACGACATGTCGGTCTATCCGGGCATCGCCGGGGTGAAGAACGGTTACACCACCAACGCCGGTCACACCTTCACCGGCGTCGCCGAGCGCGACGGCCGGGTGCTGCTCGTCACCGTGATGAACCCGGAGAAGAAGGAGCACAACGAGGTCTACAAGGAGTCCGCGCGGCTGTTCGACTGGGGCTTCGAGGCGGCCGGCAAGGTGCAGCCGGTGGGTGAGCTGGTGGCGCCGAAGAGCGCCCAGGGCGCCGCGCAGCCCGGCGCGGGCACGTCCGGGGAGGCCGGGGGCGCCAAGGGCGCGGAGAAGTCCGCCAAGCCCGCCGTGGGCGCCTCCGCGGCCGGCGGGTCGGGGGGCGTCGGGGTCGCGCTCGGCATCGCCGCGGGCGTCCTCGCGCTGCTCGGCGCGGGCGTCTTCCTGGTCAACCGCCGGTGGCCGCTGCCCGACCTGGTGCGCCGCCGGGGCCGTTCCTGA
- a CDS encoding SCO4848 family membrane protein: protein MKLSRPVSWFLLAFGVWSWVIWVTFVKNLIKDSSGLAFEDGQPTAYFWVHLLLAVVSFVLGTVVGAIGLRGVRALRRTS, encoded by the coding sequence ATGAAGCTCAGCCGCCCCGTCTCCTGGTTCCTGCTCGCCTTCGGAGTGTGGAGCTGGGTCATCTGGGTCACTTTCGTCAAAAACCTGATCAAGGACAGCAGCGGGCTCGCGTTCGAGGACGGGCAGCCCACGGCGTACTTCTGGGTGCATCTGCTGCTCGCCGTCGTCTCCTTCGTACTGGGGACGGTCGTCGGGGCCATCGGGTTGCGCGGAGTGCGCGCACTGCGCCGGACGTCATAG
- a CDS encoding metallophosphoesterase, translating into MVIVFALVALLVLSVLVTGNWWVWRRLFRDTTRAPGTVRRVGVAVIAGGWALTVGALVAERAGAPFWLQRTLAWPGFLWLALSLYLLLYLLAGELVRPLLRRWLDRRAGAGAAAAHPGPDTAGAAAPATAAAAPRGPRGASPATGRAAALTADPPPAGPDGQDAPRPEPSRRLFVSRVVAGTAAAAAVGTVGYGTGTVLRGPRVKRVTVPLAKLPRAAHGYRIAVVSDIHLGPVLGRGFAQKVVDTINGTQPDLIAVVGDLVDGSVKDLGPAAAPLARLRARDGSFFVTGNHEYFSGAAQWVDEVRRLGLRPLENARTELPHFDLAGVNDVAGEDEGQGPDFTRALGDRDTARACVLMAHQPVQIHDAVEHGVDLQLSGHTHGGQLWPGSLIAELANPTVAGLERYGDTQLYVSRGAGAWGPPTRVGAPSDITVIELASRQA; encoded by the coding sequence GTGGTCATCGTCTTCGCGCTCGTCGCACTGCTCGTGCTGTCCGTGCTGGTGACGGGCAACTGGTGGGTGTGGCGCCGCCTCTTCCGCGACACGACCCGCGCTCCCGGGACCGTGCGCCGTGTGGGCGTGGCCGTGATCGCCGGTGGCTGGGCGCTGACGGTCGGCGCCCTGGTCGCCGAGCGCGCGGGAGCGCCCTTCTGGCTCCAGCGGACCCTGGCCTGGCCGGGCTTCCTGTGGCTGGCCCTGTCGCTGTACCTGCTGCTGTACCTCCTGGCCGGTGAGCTCGTACGGCCGCTGCTGCGCCGGTGGCTCGACCGGCGGGCGGGCGCCGGCGCGGCCGCGGCGCACCCCGGGCCGGACACCGCCGGGGCCGCCGCCCCGGCCACCGCGGCGGCCGCCCCGCGCGGCCCCCGGGGCGCGTCCCCGGCCACGGGCCGCGCGGCGGCGCTCACCGCCGACCCGCCCCCGGCCGGCCCCGACGGCCAGGACGCCCCCCGGCCCGAGCCCAGCCGCCGCCTGTTCGTCTCCCGGGTCGTCGCCGGCACCGCCGCGGCGGCCGCCGTCGGCACCGTCGGCTACGGCACCGGCACCGTGCTGCGCGGCCCGAGGGTCAAGCGGGTCACCGTGCCGCTCGCCAAGCTCCCACGCGCGGCCCACGGTTACCGGATCGCCGTCGTCAGCGACATCCACCTCGGACCGGTCCTCGGCCGGGGCTTCGCGCAGAAGGTCGTCGACACGATCAACGGCACCCAGCCCGACCTCATCGCGGTCGTCGGCGACCTGGTGGACGGCAGCGTCAAGGACCTGGGCCCGGCCGCCGCCCCCCTCGCGCGACTGAGGGCACGCGACGGCAGCTTCTTCGTCACCGGCAACCACGAGTACTTCTCGGGCGCCGCGCAATGGGTCGACGAGGTACGCCGCCTGGGCCTGCGCCCCCTGGAGAACGCCCGCACGGAACTGCCCCACTTCGACCTGGCCGGCGTCAACGACGTGGCGGGCGAGGACGAGGGGCAGGGCCCCGACTTCACGCGGGCGCTCGGCGACCGCGACACGGCACGCGCGTGCGTGCTCATGGCCCACCAGCCGGTCCAGATCCACGACGCCGTCGAGCACGGCGTCGACCTCCAGCTCTCCGGGCACACCCACGGCGGTCAGCTCTGGCCGGGCAGCCTCATCGCCGAGCTGGCGAACCCGACCGTGGCCGGACTGGAGCGCTACGGCGACACCCAGCTGTACGTCAGCCGGGGCGCGGGCGCCTGGGGCCCGCCCACGCGTGTGGGCGCCCCGTCCGACATCACCGTGATCGAGCTGGCGTCCCGTCAGGCCTGA
- a CDS encoding ABC transporter substrate-binding protein has protein sequence MRTVRMRILATLLVLAAVGVGGWQLLPSQQNQERTITVGTTDAVTSLDPAGAYDAGSWALFSNVFQSLMTFEAGGVTPVPDAAESCGWVGDDLRTYRCELREGLRFPSGREMTGEDVRFSFDRVKRINSDVGPASLLDTLGSVRAKGRTVTFRLSSPDATFPLKVATGAGAIVDREKYPAGELRTGDSVDGTGPYTLSGYSEGKQARLDPNPRYKGAVGGGATPVELRYYSDADALGDAWTDRRIDVATRTLPPRVLAGLNAADSDQRVSEADSSEVRNLYLNTRASSPLHDVRVRKAMAWLLDREKLAATVYKGTVDPLYSLIPTGITGHTTSYFDAYPKQSTAKARALLENSGITLPVRFTYGFATGRGSGGEEAEEIKQQLEASGLFKVDVKGYEWTDFQKRWAGGKLDAYAVGWVADFPDPDTYGGPLVGTKGTMNTGYSDKTVDRLITASQQYADRAQATRDFRDMQEAVARDVPLIPLWQAKEYVVTTEDVGGGQYLSDGTGVFRLWSLGWI, from the coding sequence ATGCGTACGGTTCGCATGCGGATTCTCGCGACGCTGCTCGTGCTGGCGGCCGTGGGAGTGGGTGGCTGGCAGTTGTTGCCGTCACAGCAGAACCAGGAACGAACCATCACGGTCGGCACGACGGACGCCGTCACCTCGCTCGACCCGGCCGGCGCCTACGACGCCGGCTCCTGGGCGTTGTTCAGCAACGTCTTCCAGTCGCTGATGACCTTCGAGGCCGGTGGTGTGACACCCGTCCCGGACGCCGCCGAGAGCTGCGGCTGGGTCGGCGACGACCTGCGGACGTACCGGTGCGAGCTGCGCGAGGGCCTCAGGTTCCCGAGCGGCCGGGAGATGACCGGGGAGGACGTCAGGTTCTCCTTCGACCGGGTCAAGCGGATCAACTCGGACGTCGGCCCGGCCTCGCTGCTCGACACGCTCGGCTCGGTGCGCGCGAAGGGCCGTACCGTCACCTTCCGGCTGTCGTCGCCCGACGCCACGTTCCCGCTCAAGGTCGCCACCGGCGCGGGCGCCATCGTCGACCGGGAGAAGTACCCGGCGGGCGAGCTGCGCACCGGTGACTCCGTGGACGGCACCGGCCCGTACACGCTGTCCGGCTACAGCGAGGGCAAGCAGGCCCGGCTCGACCCCAACCCCCGGTACAAGGGCGCGGTCGGCGGCGGCGCCACCCCGGTCGAACTGCGCTACTACTCCGACGCGGACGCCCTCGGCGACGCCTGGACCGACCGGCGGATCGACGTGGCCACGCGCACGCTGCCGCCCCGCGTCCTCGCCGGCCTCAACGCCGCCGACAGCGACCAGCGCGTGTCGGAGGCCGACAGCTCCGAGGTCCGCAACCTGTACCTCAACACCCGCGCCTCCTCCCCGCTGCACGACGTGCGGGTGCGCAAGGCCATGGCGTGGCTGCTGGACCGCGAGAAGCTGGCCGCCACCGTCTACAAGGGGACCGTCGACCCCCTGTACTCGCTGATCCCGACCGGCATCACCGGCCACACCACCTCGTACTTCGACGCCTACCCGAAGCAGAGCACCGCCAAGGCGCGCGCCCTGCTGGAGAACTCCGGGATCACCCTGCCGGTGCGCTTCACCTACGGCTTCGCCACCGGCCGCGGCTCCGGCGGCGAGGAGGCCGAGGAGATCAAGCAGCAGCTGGAGGCGAGCGGCCTGTTCAAGGTCGACGTCAAGGGCTACGAGTGGACCGACTTCCAGAAGCGCTGGGCGGGCGGCAAGCTCGACGCGTACGCGGTCGGCTGGGTCGCCGACTTCCCCGACCCGGACACCTACGGCGGCCCCCTCGTCGGCACCAAGGGCACCATGAACACCGGCTACAGCGACAAGACGGTCGACCGGCTGATCACCGCCAGCCAGCAGTACGCCGACCGCGCGCAGGCCACCCGGGACTTCCGGGACATGCAGGAGGCCGTCGCCCGGGACGTGCCGCTGATCCCGCTGTGGCAGGCCAAGGAGTACGTCGTCACCACCGAGGACGTCGGCGGCGGACAGTACCTGTCGGACGGCACCGGCGTGTTCCGGCTGTGGAGCCTCGGCTGGATCTGA
- a CDS encoding sensor histidine kinase codes for MRARHLLERCRRRGIRSLRGKLTLVNVALLAAGIVVATAVSLMTARFYLLDKVDTELKSARGTLGQAGFTLRQIESLSELGIALDRFSGDGATDTDPLPTPSMVYVAVDPTGEPVALGPLRPTPRQHALASSVSDPRALAADEEPRDVTVEGERYRMAGARLTDGTVVLIAMPTEGLHEGMGKALKMDLAVGTGLLALLGCLTMFGVRRRMRPLEDMVETSSAIAEGDLTRRVPSSGNATLEVEQLRLALNSMLHQVESAYRTRERSAAQLRRFVGDASHELRTPLSAIRGYLQLYDKGMLPDQAERKRVWDRMNGEVDRMGRLVDELLTLARLDQRPALRFRNVDLSRLVREAAEDLRVQQPERPLTVGAEGSLLVHADESGLRQVLGNLLSNVRTHTPADVPVRLEVERDDKAVRLCVRDRGPGLCEEDAARVFDRFFRAGGGAGSGLGMAIVQGVVEAHGGQVAVRTAPGEGLAVTVTLPAVPVS; via the coding sequence ATGAGGGCCCGGCACCTGCTGGAGCGGTGCCGGCGCCGCGGCATACGCTCGCTGCGCGGCAAGCTGACCCTGGTGAACGTGGCGCTGCTGGCCGCGGGCATCGTCGTCGCGACCGCCGTCAGCCTGATGACCGCGCGGTTCTATCTGCTCGACAAGGTCGACACCGAGCTGAAGAGCGCGCGCGGCACGCTCGGCCAGGCCGGGTTCACGCTGCGCCAGATCGAGTCGCTGAGCGAACTGGGCATCGCCCTGGACCGGTTCAGCGGGGACGGCGCCACCGACACCGACCCGCTGCCCACCCCGTCCATGGTCTACGTCGCGGTCGACCCCACCGGCGAGCCGGTCGCCCTGGGCCCGCTGCGGCCCACTCCCCGCCAGCACGCCCTCGCGTCGTCCGTGTCCGACCCGCGGGCGCTGGCCGCGGACGAGGAGCCGCGCGACGTCACCGTCGAGGGCGAGCGCTACCGGATGGCCGGTGCCCGGCTGACGGACGGCACGGTCGTCCTCATCGCCATGCCCACCGAGGGCCTGCACGAGGGCATGGGCAAGGCGCTCAAGATGGACCTGGCCGTCGGCACCGGCCTGCTGGCCCTGCTGGGCTGTCTGACGATGTTCGGCGTGCGCCGGCGCATGCGGCCGCTGGAGGACATGGTGGAGACGTCGTCGGCCATCGCCGAGGGCGATCTGACCCGGCGCGTCCCCTCCAGCGGCAACGCCACCCTGGAGGTCGAGCAGCTGCGGCTGGCTCTGAACTCGATGCTGCACCAGGTGGAGTCGGCGTACCGCACACGCGAGCGCAGCGCGGCCCAGCTGCGGCGCTTCGTCGGCGACGCCTCGCACGAGCTCCGCACCCCGCTGTCCGCGATCCGCGGCTATCTCCAGCTGTACGACAAGGGGATGCTGCCGGACCAGGCCGAGCGCAAACGGGTCTGGGACCGGATGAACGGCGAGGTGGACCGGATGGGCCGGCTCGTCGACGAACTGCTCACCCTGGCCCGCCTCGACCAGCGGCCCGCCCTGCGGTTCCGCAACGTGGACCTGAGCCGGCTGGTGCGGGAGGCGGCGGAGGACCTGCGGGTGCAGCAGCCCGAACGGCCGCTGACCGTGGGCGCCGAGGGGTCGCTCCTGGTGCACGCCGACGAGTCGGGGCTGCGTCAGGTGCTGGGCAATCTGCTGAGCAACGTCCGCACGCACACGCCCGCCGACGTGCCGGTGCGGCTGGAGGTGGAGCGGGACGACAAGGCCGTACGGCTGTGTGTGCGCGACCGGGGGCCCGGTCTGTGCGAGGAGGACGCGGCCCGCGTGTTCGACCGGTTCTTCCGGGCCGGCGGGGGCGCGGGCAGCGGTCTGGGCATGGCGATCGTGCAGGGCGTGGTGGAGGCGCACGGCGGTCAGGTCGCCGTGCGGACGGCGCCCGGTGAGGGGCTGGCGGTCACGGTGACCCTGCCGGCGGTGCCCGTCTCCTGA
- a CDS encoding response regulator transcription factor yields the protein MTTASGTVLVVEDEESIADVLRIALRYHRFEVMTAGTVRDAVALAEHTRPDVALLDVMLPDGDGRALGRELRRTRPELALVFLTARDAPAEIVGALGFGDDYITKPFDVDVVVARITAVLRRTRPADVLPQRPPLRYGDLELDETTYSVRRAGRTVELTPTEYALLRFLVRNGGRVVPKEQLLRHVWQYEHTPPESTVVETYISYLRRKLDALGPPVITTRRGVGYGLA from the coding sequence ATGACGACGGCTTCAGGCACCGTGCTGGTCGTGGAGGACGAGGAGAGCATCGCCGACGTCCTCCGGATCGCCCTGCGCTACCACCGGTTCGAGGTGATGACGGCGGGCACCGTCCGCGACGCGGTCGCCCTCGCCGAGCACACCCGGCCGGACGTGGCGCTGCTCGACGTCATGCTCCCGGACGGCGACGGGCGCGCCCTCGGCCGTGAACTGCGGCGCACCCGGCCCGAGCTGGCGCTGGTCTTCCTCACCGCGCGGGACGCCCCGGCGGAGATCGTCGGCGCGCTCGGCTTCGGCGACGACTACATCACCAAGCCGTTCGACGTGGACGTGGTCGTCGCCCGGATCACGGCGGTGCTGCGCCGCACCCGCCCCGCCGACGTCCTGCCGCAGCGCCCGCCGCTGCGCTACGGCGACCTGGAGCTGGACGAGACGACGTACTCGGTGCGCCGCGCGGGCCGTACGGTCGAACTGACCCCGACCGAGTACGCGTTGCTGCGGTTCCTGGTGCGCAACGGCGGCCGGGTCGTGCCCAAGGAGCAACTCCTGCGCCACGTCTGGCAGTACGAGCACACTCCGCCGGAGTCGACCGTCGTCGAGACGTACATCAGCTATCTGCGGCGCAAGCTGGACGCCCTGGGGCCCCCGGTGATCACCACCCGGCGCGGCGTCGGATACGGGCTGGCATGA